A region from the Leptolyngbya iicbica LK genome encodes:
- the ppsA gene encoding phosphoenolpyruvate synthase, producing MISTTVEKAQDLVLWLDQIRLGDVPIVGGKNASLGEMIQQLVPKGINVPSGFATTAHAYRQFIQFNELDEKLRSLFADLDVTNVPNLQERGRQARSLILHAPFPPELEVAIRDAYREMCNRYGADTDVAVRSSATAEDLPDASFAGQQETYLNVHSESEVIESCKKCFASLFTDRAISYRQTKGFDHFEVALSVCVQKMVRSDLATSGVMFSIDTETGFKNAVLVTAAYGLGENVVQGTVNPDEYRVFKPTLKTGHQPILSKRMGSKALRMVYNTGGTKLVKNIQVPRWERNRYAISDFDVLQLAQWACDIEDHYSELRGVYSPMDIEWAKDGQSGELFIVQARPETVQSQRQGNVLKTYQLEKTADAQVLTRGRAVGAMVGSGNACVILDVDDIEQFQPGEVLVTVKTDPDWEPIMKQAAAIVTDQGGRTCHAAIIARELGIPAIVGCGDATAVIHTEQAITVSCAEGEEGQVYEGELPFTVEETTLDDCPTPRTQIMMNVGNPEIAFSVSALPNAGVGLARMEFIIANHIKVHPMALINFEVLTDSSAKRKIARLTEQYDDKPQYFVDKLAQGIGTIAAAFYPKPVIVRMSDFKSNEYAHLLGGAAFEPDEENPMIGWRGASRYYDDRYREGFALECQALKRVREDMGLTNVILMIPFCRTPDEGRRVIAEMAQHGLVQGENELQIYVMCELPSNVMMAEEFAEVFDGFSIGSNDLTQLTLGLDRDSALVAHLFDERNHAVQRMVAKAIATAKAKGRKIGICGQAPSDYPEFARFLVEQGIDSISLNPDVVVKTTLAIAELEQSL from the coding sequence ATGATTTCTACAACAGTTGAAAAGGCTCAAGATCTCGTATTGTGGCTCGATCAAATTCGGCTAGGGGATGTGCCGATTGTGGGCGGCAAAAATGCCTCTTTGGGCGAAATGATTCAGCAGCTAGTGCCGAAGGGCATCAATGTGCCGTCGGGCTTTGCCACTACGGCCCACGCCTATCGTCAGTTCATTCAGTTCAATGAGCTGGATGAAAAGCTGCGATCGCTCTTTGCTGACCTGGACGTGACGAATGTGCCGAACTTGCAGGAACGAGGCAGGCAGGCGCGATCGCTGATCCTCCATGCGCCCTTTCCTCCCGAGTTAGAGGTGGCGATTCGTGACGCCTATCGAGAGATGTGCAATCGCTACGGGGCAGATACCGACGTGGCCGTCCGCTCCAGCGCCACTGCCGAAGACCTGCCCGACGCCAGCTTTGCCGGACAGCAAGAAACCTACCTCAACGTCCACAGCGAGTCGGAAGTGATTGAGTCTTGCAAGAAGTGCTTTGCGTCGCTGTTCACCGATCGCGCCATTTCCTACCGTCAGACCAAGGGCTTCGACCACTTTGAGGTCGCCCTTTCGGTCTGTGTGCAAAAGATGGTGCGGTCTGATCTGGCCACTTCCGGCGTCATGTTTTCCATCGATACCGAGACCGGTTTCAAAAATGCCGTGCTGGTGACCGCCGCCTACGGCTTGGGCGAAAACGTGGTGCAGGGTACCGTCAACCCTGACGAATATCGCGTCTTCAAGCCCACCCTCAAAACCGGGCATCAGCCCATTTTGAGCAAACGCATGGGCAGCAAAGCCCTGCGCATGGTTTACAACACCGGCGGCACCAAATTGGTCAAAAACATTCAAGTCCCCCGTTGGGAACGCAATCGCTACGCCATTTCTGACTTTGATGTGTTGCAACTCGCCCAGTGGGCCTGTGACATTGAAGATCACTACAGCGAGCTGCGCGGCGTCTATTCGCCCATGGATATTGAGTGGGCCAAAGATGGCCAGTCGGGGGAACTGTTTATTGTGCAGGCGCGACCCGAAACCGTGCAGTCGCAACGGCAGGGCAATGTGCTGAAAACCTATCAGCTCGAGAAAACCGCTGATGCCCAAGTGTTGACGAGGGGGCGGGCAGTGGGGGCGATGGTTGGCAGCGGCAATGCCTGTGTCATTTTAGATGTGGACGATATTGAACAGTTTCAGCCGGGAGAAGTACTCGTCACCGTTAAGACCGACCCGGATTGGGAGCCGATCATGAAACAGGCGGCGGCGATCGTCACTGACCAGGGGGGACGCACCTGCCACGCAGCAATTATTGCGCGGGAGTTGGGCATTCCGGCGATCGTGGGTTGCGGCGATGCCACAGCGGTGATCCATACCGAGCAGGCCATTACCGTTTCCTGTGCGGAGGGCGAAGAGGGCCAAGTTTACGAAGGGGAATTGCCCTTTACGGTCGAAGAGACCACGCTGGATGATTGCCCGACGCCGCGCACCCAGATCATGATGAATGTCGGCAACCCCGAAATCGCCTTCAGCGTTTCGGCGTTACCCAACGCGGGGGTCGGCTTGGCGAGGATGGAATTTATCATCGCAAATCACATCAAAGTGCATCCCATGGCGCTGATCAACTTTGAGGTGTTGACCGACAGTTCGGCGAAGCGCAAGATTGCTCGCCTGACGGAGCAATACGATGACAAGCCCCAATACTTTGTGGATAAGCTGGCCCAAGGCATTGGCACGATCGCGGCCGCCTTCTATCCTAAGCCAGTTATTGTCCGCATGTCCGATTTCAAGAGCAATGAGTATGCCCACCTGCTCGGCGGCGCTGCCTTTGAACCGGATGAAGAAAACCCGATGATCGGTTGGCGGGGCGCTTCTCGCTATTACGACGATCGCTACCGCGAAGGCTTTGCGCTGGAATGTCAGGCTCTCAAGCGGGTGCGTGAGGACATGGGGTTGACTAACGTCATTTTGATGATTCCCTTCTGCCGGACGCCGGACGAAGGTCGCCGGGTCATTGCCGAAATGGCCCAACATGGTTTGGTGCAGGGCGAAAACGAGTTGCAAATCTACGTGATGTGCGAACTGCCCAGCAACGTCATGATGGCGGAAGAATTTGCCGAAGTCTTTGACGGTTTTTCCATCGGCTCCAATGATCTGACCCAGTTAACCCTCGGATTAGATCGTGACTCTGCTTTAGTAGCTCACCTGTTTGACGAACGCAATCACGCCGTCCAACGCATGGTGGCCAAAGCGATCGCTACGGCGAAAGCGAAAGGCCGCAAGATTGGGATTTGCGGTCAAGCCCCCAGCGACTATCCCGAGTTCGCTCGCTTTTTGGTCGAGCAGGGCATCGACTCCATCAGCCTGAACCCCGATGTAGTGGTGAAGACGACGCTCGCGATCGCGGAACTGGAACAGTCTCTGTAG
- the topA gene encoding type I DNA topoisomerase, whose product MSTLVIVESPTKAKTIRNYLPSGYRVEASMGHVRDLPRSASEIPASVKGEKWAQLGVNPDADFEPLYVVPSDKKKVVKTLKDALKSADELVLATDEDREGESISWHLLQVLKPKVPIKRMVFHEITEEAIQAALDNCRDIDDQLVRAQETRRILDRLVGYTLSPLLWKKIAWGLSAGRVQSVAVKLLVERERARRAFRRGSYWDLKAQLLKDSESFEAKLITLDGKRLATGSDFDENTGQVAAGRDVVLLNEAEATALQTRLEAGAWTVANLEERPSTRKPSPPFTTSTLQQESNRKLRLSARDTMRVAQSLYEQGYITYMRTDSVHLSQQAIAAARNCVEQKYGKEYLSPKSRQYATKSKSAQEAHEAIRPSGQTFRTPQETGLSGRELSLYDLIWKRTVATQMAEVRQTNITVQIEVDNAVFRASGKRIDFPGFFRAYVEGSDDPDAAIENQEVLLPRLAVGDAVNCNELEAVGHETQPPARYTEATLVKTLESEGIGRPSTYASVIGTIIDRGYVTANGSSLTPTFTAFAVTDLLSSHFPDLVDVGFTARMEQTLDHISTGEADWLPYLKDFYAGDEGLETQVQEQESQIDPAEARTVALDGLEAKVRIGRYGPYVETEDEEGPVKASVPIDVSPADLDADQVELLLKQKREGPEKLGLHPETGEPIYVLVGAYGPYVQLGDATDERPKPKRASLPKGKKPEDVTMEMATGLLALPRLLGPHPETGKPIKASLGRFGPYVVHDQGKDGKDYRSLKGDDDVLTVTLERAMELLSQPKAGRGRRKAEPLKELGKHPDDDELIAVYKGPYGLYVKHGKTNAGLPEGKTENDITLEEAIALITAKAGAKKKTTRKKATTAKKSTAKKTTAKKSTAKKTTAKKTTTRKASTTKQAAASKSTGAKTTTAKKTTRKQSTAKDKSSSEASES is encoded by the coding sequence ATGTCCACCCTCGTCATCGTTGAGTCCCCCACTAAAGCCAAGACTATTCGGAATTACTTGCCTTCCGGGTATCGCGTCGAGGCGTCAATGGGGCATGTGAGAGATTTGCCGCGATCGGCGAGCGAGATTCCGGCCTCGGTCAAAGGTGAAAAGTGGGCCCAGCTGGGGGTGAACCCTGACGCTGATTTTGAGCCCCTGTACGTGGTGCCTTCGGACAAAAAGAAGGTCGTCAAAACGCTGAAAGATGCCCTCAAAAGCGCTGACGAACTCGTCCTTGCGACTGACGAAGACCGCGAAGGTGAAAGCATTAGCTGGCACTTATTGCAGGTGTTGAAGCCCAAGGTGCCGATCAAGCGCATGGTGTTTCACGAGATTACCGAAGAAGCGATTCAGGCAGCGCTGGATAATTGTCGGGATATCGACGACCAGCTCGTGCGGGCGCAAGAGACCCGCCGCATTCTTGATCGCTTGGTGGGCTATACGCTGTCACCGCTGTTGTGGAAAAAGATCGCCTGGGGCTTGTCGGCAGGGCGAGTGCAGTCTGTGGCGGTGAAGCTCTTGGTGGAGCGAGAGCGGGCCCGGCGAGCCTTCCGGCGCGGGTCGTATTGGGATCTGAAAGCTCAGCTGCTGAAAGACAGCGAATCGTTTGAAGCGAAGTTGATCACGCTGGATGGCAAGCGCCTCGCCACCGGCAGCGACTTTGACGAAAATACAGGACAGGTTGCCGCTGGCCGCGATGTTGTCTTGTTGAATGAAGCGGAAGCTACCGCTCTGCAAACCCGATTGGAAGCCGGAGCCTGGACGGTCGCGAATTTAGAAGAGCGCCCCTCCACCCGGAAACCTTCGCCGCCCTTCACGACCTCCACCTTGCAGCAAGAGTCGAACCGCAAGCTGCGGCTCTCGGCTCGCGACACCATGCGCGTCGCCCAAAGCCTGTATGAGCAGGGTTACATCACCTATATGCGTACTGACTCGGTGCACTTGTCTCAACAAGCGATCGCCGCTGCTCGCAACTGTGTTGAGCAAAAGTACGGCAAGGAATACCTCAGCCCCAAGTCGCGCCAATACGCCACGAAGAGTAAGTCCGCTCAGGAGGCGCACGAAGCGATTCGGCCTTCGGGGCAGACTTTTCGCACGCCTCAAGAGACGGGACTGAGCGGTCGCGAACTCTCGCTCTATGACCTGATTTGGAAGCGCACCGTCGCCACCCAAATGGCAGAAGTGCGGCAGACCAACATCACCGTGCAAATCGAAGTCGATAATGCGGTCTTCCGGGCCAGTGGTAAGCGGATTGATTTTCCCGGTTTCTTTCGCGCCTATGTGGAAGGATCGGATGATCCCGATGCGGCGATCGAAAACCAGGAAGTGTTGCTGCCCCGACTGGCGGTGGGCGACGCGGTGAACTGTAACGAACTGGAAGCCGTGGGCCATGAAACCCAACCACCGGCCCGTTATACCGAAGCCACGTTGGTGAAAACCTTGGAGAGTGAAGGCATTGGCCGTCCGAGCACCTATGCCAGCGTCATCGGCACCATTATCGATCGCGGCTACGTCACTGCGAACGGTAGTAGTCTGACGCCGACGTTCACGGCGTTTGCGGTGACCGATCTGCTGTCCAGTCACTTCCCCGATTTGGTCGATGTCGGTTTTACGGCTCGCATGGAGCAGACGCTTGACCACATTTCGACGGGTGAAGCCGATTGGCTGCCGTACCTAAAAGATTTTTACGCGGGTGATGAGGGGCTGGAAACTCAGGTTCAGGAGCAGGAAAGTCAAATCGACCCGGCGGAAGCGCGCACTGTGGCGCTAGACGGTTTAGAGGCCAAGGTGCGGATCGGACGCTATGGCCCTTATGTGGAAACTGAAGACGAAGAAGGCCCAGTCAAGGCCTCAGTGCCGATTGACGTGTCGCCCGCTGATTTAGACGCGGATCAGGTCGAACTGCTGTTAAAGCAAAAGCGGGAAGGTCCGGAAAAACTGGGGCTGCACCCCGAAACGGGCGAGCCGATTTATGTGCTGGTGGGAGCCTATGGGCCCTATGTACAACTCGGTGACGCCACTGACGAGCGGCCCAAGCCCAAGCGGGCTTCTCTGCCCAAAGGCAAAAAGCCAGAAGACGTGACCATGGAAATGGCCACGGGTCTATTGGCGTTGCCGCGACTGCTCGGGCCGCATCCAGAAACGGGTAAGCCGATTAAGGCCAGCTTGGGGCGGTTTGGCCCCTACGTGGTGCATGATCAGGGCAAAGACGGCAAAGATTATCGATCGCTCAAGGGCGACGATGATGTGCTGACCGTGACCTTGGAGCGGGCGATGGAACTGTTGTCGCAGCCGAAGGCCGGACGCGGTCGCCGCAAAGCCGAACCCTTAAAGGAACTCGGCAAGCACCCTGACGATGATGAGCTGATTGCGGTTTACAAAGGCCCCTACGGTTTGTACGTCAAGCACGGTAAAACCAATGCGGGCTTACCAGAGGGCAAAACCGAGAATGACATTACATTAGAGGAAGCGATCGCCCTCATCACCGCCAAAGCAGGCGCGAAGAAGAAAACAACGCGGAAAAAGGCCACCACCGCCAAGAAATCCACAGCGAAGAAAACGACGGCGAAAAAGTCTACCGCCAAAAAGACCACGGCAAAGAAAACCACGACTCGCAAGGCTTCCACCACTAAGCAAGCCGCCGCGTCAAAGTCAACCGGGGCCAAAACCACCACGGCGAAAAAGACGACTCGCAAACAATCCACCGCGAAGGACAAATCCTCATCCGAAGCCTCAGAGAGCTGA
- a CDS encoding NAD(P)H-quinone oxidoreductase subunit N, translating to MDVANLASQLNAGIILPEGIVVITLLVVLVGDLIAGRASTRWTPYATMGGLSLAIVALVYQWDTATPLSFLGSFIGDDLSIVFRGIIALSAIATVPMSIRYVEQSGTSLAEFLVIMMTATLGGMFLSGANDLVTIFVALETLSISSYLLTGYMKRDPRSNEAALKYLLIGAASSAIFLYGMSLLYGLSGGKMQLLEIAESFVAADSDAPIGIIVALVFVIAGIAFKIAAVPFHQWTPDVYEGSPTPVVAFLSVGSKAAGFALAIRLLVAVFPVVSEQWHFVFTALAILSMVLGNVVALAQTSMKRLLAYSSIAQAGFLMIGLVIGTEAGYSSMIFYLLVYLFMNLGGFTCVILFSLRTGTDQISEYSGLYQKDPLLTLGLSICLLSLGGIPPLAGFFGKLYIFWAGWQAGAYGLVLVGLVTSVISIYYYIRVVKMMVVKEPQEMSDVVANYPEVRWDLPGLRPLQVSLVLAVVATSLAGILSNPLFTLANNSVSHTPLLRASIEQQQSPAAAPSVAALTSIDKAIAQR from the coding sequence ATGGATGTTGCGAATCTTGCCTCCCAATTGAATGCGGGCATCATTCTGCCAGAAGGCATCGTAGTGATCACTTTGCTGGTGGTTTTGGTCGGTGATTTGATTGCGGGCCGAGCCTCAACCCGCTGGACGCCCTATGCCACCATGGGGGGCCTATCACTCGCGATCGTGGCGTTGGTTTATCAGTGGGATACCGCCACGCCCCTGAGCTTTTTGGGCAGTTTCATTGGCGATGACCTCAGTATCGTATTTCGCGGCATTATCGCATTGTCAGCGATCGCCACCGTGCCCATGTCCATTCGCTATGTCGAGCAGTCAGGCACCTCTCTGGCGGAATTTTTGGTCATCATGATGACCGCGACCCTCGGCGGCATGTTCCTCTCCGGGGCGAACGACTTAGTCACCATCTTTGTGGCGCTAGAGACCCTAAGTATCTCGTCCTATTTATTGACGGGCTACATGAAGCGTGACCCCCGCTCCAACGAAGCCGCACTCAAATATTTGTTGATCGGGGCGGCGAGTTCTGCGATTTTCCTCTACGGCATGTCGCTGCTCTACGGCTTGTCTGGCGGCAAGATGCAGCTATTGGAAATCGCCGAAAGCTTCGTCGCTGCCGATAGTGATGCCCCCATTGGTATCATCGTCGCTTTGGTATTTGTCATTGCGGGTATCGCGTTCAAGATTGCGGCAGTGCCTTTCCACCAGTGGACTCCCGACGTTTACGAGGGTTCACCAACGCCAGTCGTGGCGTTTCTCTCGGTGGGTTCCAAGGCCGCTGGTTTTGCCCTGGCGATTCGCCTGTTGGTAGCTGTCTTCCCGGTCGTCTCTGAGCAATGGCATTTTGTCTTTACGGCATTGGCAATTCTCAGCATGGTGCTGGGCAACGTCGTGGCCCTGGCCCAAACCAGCATGAAGCGACTCCTCGCCTACTCGTCCATTGCCCAGGCTGGCTTTTTGATGATTGGCCTGGTGATTGGCACAGAAGCGGGCTATTCCAGCATGATTTTTTACCTGCTGGTTTACCTATTCATGAACTTGGGCGGCTTTACCTGCGTCATTCTCTTCTCCTTGCGTACGGGCACTGATCAAATTAGCGAATACAGCGGTCTCTATCAGAAGGATCCTCTCTTAACGCTGGGCTTGAGTATTTGCCTACTATCGCTGGGCGGCATTCCGCCACTCGCTGGTTTCTTTGGTAAGCTCTACATCTTTTGGGCCGGTTGGCAGGCAGGTGCTTATGGCTTGGTGCTGGTGGGCTTGGTGACTAGCGTCATCTCGATCTACTACTACATCCGAGTCGTCAAGATGATGGTGGTGAAAGAACCCCAAGAGATGTCTGACGTGGTGGCTAACTATCCCGAAGTCCGGTGGGATTTGCCAGGCCTGCGCCCGCTGCAAGTGAGCTTGGTCTTAGCGGTAGTAGCAACCTCTTTAGCGGGCATTCTGTCTAACCCGTTGTTCACCTTGGCCAATAACTCCGTGAGTCATACGCCTTTGCTACGAGCATCGATTGAACAACAGCAATCGCCTGCAGCTGCCCCGTCAGTTGCGGCCCTCACGTCCATAGATAAGGCGATCGCCCAGCGTTAA
- a CDS encoding hydroxysqualene dehydroxylase, which yields MDTQTQASPRVVVVGAGWAGLGAAYHLAKQGYAVTLLEAGSYPGGLVAGWQTEQGRSVEAGIHGFWYPYRNIFSLVDELGIQPFTPYTRSSQYSPHGLEVESPLFQMEPYLPSPLGTFVYTDFKRLPLSDRLSALPLLYSVVDFDNSDDAWRRYDRLSARELFRQFGVSERLYKEAFEPMLLVGLFAPGEQCSAAATLGMLYYFILAHQPDFDVRWCRGTVGEQIFRPWTQAIEQAGGQILANHRVTDVIEGEGDRLTGVVCGDEVFEADAVIFSVGITGLKKIVASSPALRRREEFRNVQNLGAIDVLATRLWFDRKIDIPLPSNACFGFHQTTGWTFFDLNALHDEYREEPGSVVEVDYYHANQLLYLDDEEVLPLVQANLAGCLPDFGEAQIVDHSVIRIPQGVTHFAPGSYQYLLPGQTSFQNVFMSGDWVVTRHGSWSQEKAYVTGLEAANRAIALCGLGQTADIIPIVPDEPHIQAARQVNRWGRSLLSQMGLPL from the coding sequence ATGGATACTCAGACTCAAGCGTCACCACGAGTCGTTGTCGTGGGGGCTGGTTGGGCCGGCTTAGGGGCCGCCTATCACCTTGCTAAACAAGGATATGCCGTCACGCTGTTGGAGGCGGGCAGCTATCCAGGCGGGCTGGTGGCGGGTTGGCAAACCGAGCAAGGGCGATCGGTCGAGGCGGGTATTCACGGTTTTTGGTATCCCTACCGCAATATTTTTAGCCTGGTGGACGAGTTAGGCATTCAGCCTTTCACGCCCTACACCCGCTCCAGCCAATATTCCCCCCACGGCTTAGAGGTCGAGTCGCCGCTGTTCCAGATGGAGCCGTACTTGCCGAGTCCGTTGGGCACCTTTGTCTATACCGACTTCAAGCGACTGCCGCTGAGCGATCGCCTCTCGGCCTTGCCGCTGCTGTATTCCGTAGTGGACTTCGATAACTCAGACGACGCTTGGCGACGGTACGATCGCCTCTCCGCGCGAGAACTTTTTCGACAGTTTGGCGTGTCAGAACGGCTGTATAAAGAAGCCTTTGAGCCGATGTTGCTGGTGGGTTTGTTTGCCCCGGGTGAGCAATGTTCCGCCGCCGCGACCTTGGGAATGCTCTATTACTTCATCCTGGCTCACCAGCCCGACTTTGACGTGCGCTGGTGTCGGGGCACCGTGGGTGAGCAAATCTTCCGCCCCTGGACCCAGGCGATTGAGCAGGCGGGAGGCCAGATTCTCGCCAATCATCGCGTCACCGATGTGATTGAAGGGGAGGGCGATCGCCTCACGGGCGTCGTCTGCGGCGATGAAGTGTTTGAAGCCGATGCCGTCATCTTTTCCGTCGGTATCACGGGGCTGAAGAAGATTGTCGCCAGCAGTCCCGCTCTGCGCCGCCGCGAAGAGTTTCGCAATGTGCAAAATTTAGGTGCGATCGACGTGCTGGCCACCCGGCTCTGGTTCGATCGCAAAATCGACATTCCCCTTCCCTCTAATGCCTGCTTTGGCTTCCATCAAACGACAGGCTGGACCTTTTTTGACCTCAACGCTCTCCACGACGAATATCGTGAGGAACCCGGTAGCGTGGTCGAAGTCGATTACTATCACGCCAATCAGTTGCTTTACCTGGATGATGAGGAAGTGCTGCCGCTGGTGCAGGCAAATCTGGCGGGCTGTCTGCCGGACTTTGGCGAAGCTCAAATTGTCGATCACAGCGTGATTCGCATTCCCCAGGGCGTCACCCACTTCGCCCCCGGCAGCTATCAATACCTGCTCCCGGGGCAAACCAGCTTCCAAAACGTGTTTATGAGTGGCGACTGGGTGGTGACCCGCCACGGCTCTTGGTCCCAGGAAAAAGCCTACGTTACTGGGCTGGAGGCCGCAAATCGAGCGATCGCCCTCTGCGGCCTGGGGCAAACCGCCGATATCATCCCCATTGTGCCCGACGAGCCTCACATTCAAGCGGCGCGACAGGTCAATCGCTGGGGGCGATCGCTGCTCTCGCAAATGGGCCTACCCCTTTGA
- a CDS encoding class I SAM-dependent methyltransferase, producing MTVQPNYMIHDRAYQAKRQDSTFSGWSKQDEWAEDWQQTWLPLMSHPTFPNRGRLLELGCGAGNVSIAFAQAGYNVTGIDIAPTAIAWARENATVAAVDVTFVEGNVLTLAAFADASFDGVLDGRCFHCIIGRDRTQFLSSVHRVLKPGGTFTVCSMCNDVPDTPFFQEFFDPVSRCTIQQGVATRHIGDSNQILQEVITAGFRIVAVTLVPPQHAIDLADIQIIATKS from the coding sequence ATGACCGTCCAGCCTAATTACATGATTCATGATCGCGCTTACCAAGCTAAGCGTCAGGACTCTACCTTTTCTGGATGGAGCAAACAGGACGAATGGGCCGAAGATTGGCAGCAGACTTGGCTACCTTTGATGTCTCATCCGACATTTCCCAATCGGGGGCGATTGCTAGAGTTGGGGTGCGGTGCGGGTAATGTGAGTATCGCGTTTGCCCAAGCCGGATACAACGTGACGGGCATTGATATTGCGCCCACCGCGATCGCCTGGGCCAGAGAAAACGCCACGGTGGCAGCGGTAGATGTGACGTTTGTGGAAGGGAACGTGTTGACCTTAGCAGCGTTTGCCGATGCTTCTTTCGATGGGGTGCTAGATGGCCGGTGCTTTCATTGCATTATCGGCCGCGATCGCACTCAGTTCCTTAGCTCAGTGCATCGCGTTCTTAAACCCGGCGGCACCTTCACAGTCTGCTCGATGTGTAATGACGTGCCGGATACGCCATTCTTTCAAGAATTTTTTGACCCAGTTTCCCGTTGCACCATTCAACAGGGAGTGGCCACGCGACATATCGGCGATTCGAACCAGATCTTGCAGGAAGTAATCACGGCGGGCTTCCGCATTGTGGCCGTCACTTTAGTACCACCACAGCATGCTATTGATTTGGCTGATATACAAATCATTGCTACTAAAAGCTGA
- a CDS encoding HNH endonuclease yields MSKVLVLNASYEPLNITSWRRAIVLVIKGKAEQVEHNGRFIYPEMPLPTVIRLRNYVRVPYKEIPLTRRNILQRDDHTCQYCGLSGDGLTLDHVVPRSRGGGDKWDNIVTACVRCNVKKGNRTPREASMPLRNPPRRPHSSLYFEVTRQVKSGTHAEWKKYVIGV; encoded by the coding sequence ATGAGTAAGGTTCTAGTGCTTAACGCCTCTTATGAACCGCTCAACATCACCAGTTGGCGTCGAGCGATCGTGCTTGTCATCAAGGGCAAGGCTGAACAGGTGGAGCATAACGGCAGATTTATCTATCCAGAAATGCCGTTGCCGACCGTGATTCGCCTGCGGAACTATGTTCGGGTGCCTTACAAAGAAATCCCCTTAACTCGCCGCAATATCCTGCAGCGGGATGACCATACCTGCCAATATTGCGGGTTATCAGGAGATGGACTGACATTAGATCACGTGGTGCCGCGATCGCGGGGAGGCGGTGACAAGTGGGACAACATTGTGACTGCTTGTGTCCGCTGCAATGTCAAAAAGGGCAATCGCACGCCTCGCGAAGCCTCGATGCCGCTGCGCAATCCTCCTCGACGGCCCCACAGCAGCCTCTATTTTGAGGTCACGCGCCAGGTCAAGAGTGGCACCCACGCTGAGTGGAAAAAGTACGTCATTGGCGTTTAG
- a CDS encoding S1 RNA-binding domain-containing protein encodes MTFSTEDFARALADHDYTFQTGSTVKGTVIGHGSEGAMVEIGGKSDAFLPLKEAALERVENLEETLPLGEEFEFLIIRDQDKEGRVVLSLRRLMVQRVWERLTEKEANKDILDVKVTGTNKGGVIVDVEGLRGFVPRSHLAQPDDLDALVGTTLSVGFLEVNQEGNKLVLSQRQAARSQAMSTLEVGQLVQGKIASLKPYGAFVSFDGVTGLLHINQISQNYVDSLPNLLKAGQDIKAIIVSLDEQRGRISLSTKVLEKYPGEVLKEFDTVMSDVDNRLQNVGKMLANSEL; translated from the coding sequence TTGACCTTTTCGACTGAAGATTTCGCCCGCGCCCTGGCCGACCACGACTACACCTTCCAAACCGGCAGTACGGTTAAAGGCACAGTGATTGGTCATGGTTCAGAGGGGGCCATGGTAGAGATTGGCGGCAAATCCGACGCCTTTTTGCCCCTTAAAGAAGCTGCCCTAGAGCGGGTCGAAAACCTCGAAGAAACGCTGCCCTTGGGTGAAGAGTTCGAGTTTTTGATTATTCGCGATCAGGACAAAGAAGGCCGGGTCGTCTTGTCGCTGCGTCGCCTCATGGTGCAGCGCGTGTGGGAACGCCTCACCGAAAAAGAAGCCAACAAAGACATCCTGGATGTGAAGGTGACCGGCACGAACAAAGGCGGCGTCATTGTGGATGTGGAAGGATTGCGCGGATTTGTGCCGCGATCGCATCTCGCCCAACCCGATGATCTGGATGCCCTCGTGGGCACCACATTGTCCGTCGGCTTTTTGGAAGTCAATCAAGAAGGCAACAAATTGGTGCTTTCTCAGCGTCAAGCCGCGCGATCGCAAGCTATGTCCACTTTGGAAGTGGGCCAACTGGTGCAAGGCAAAATCGCTAGCCTCAAACCCTATGGCGCGTTTGTCAGCTTCGACGGGGTTACGGGGCTACTGCACATTAATCAGATCAGCCAAAACTACGTCGATTCCTTACCCAACCTGTTGAAAGCCGGGCAAGACATCAAGGCCATCATCGTCAGTTTGGATGAACAACGCGGTCGCATTTCTCTCTCCACGAAAGTGTTGGAAAAGTATCCCGGAGAAGTGCTCAAAGAATTTGATACCGTAATGTCAGACGTTGACAATCGCTTGCAAAATGTCGGCAAAATGCTGGCTAATAGCGAGCTATAG